The following proteins come from a genomic window of Salvia hispanica cultivar TCC Black 2014 chromosome 4, UniMelb_Shisp_WGS_1.0, whole genome shotgun sequence:
- the LOC125223369 gene encoding probable xyloglucan endotransglucosylase/hydrolase protein 28: MISHTKNFSFVFCSAFLVLLVTGFSTNLPIVSFDEGYSHLFGDTNLMVLRDGKSAHISLDQRTGAGFLSQDLYLHGYFSASIKLPADYTAGVVVAFYMSNGDMFEKNHDEIDFEFLGNIRGKNWRIQTNIYGNGSTSTGREERYGLWFDPSEDFHQYSILWTPNVIVFYVDNVPIREIKRTEAMGGDFPSKPMSLYATIWDGSSWATNGGKYRVNYKYAPYTAEFSDFVLHGCAVDPIELSKCDTLPKLPTMSSQQRVKMTAFRNKHMQYSYCYDRARYKVPPSECVIEPKEAERLRGFDPVTFGGTRRLHKRHHRVRPTRAEASSV; the protein is encoded by the exons ATGATTTCTCACACCAAAAATTTCTCCTTTGTCTTTTGCTCTGCCTTTCTCGTGCTGTTGGTAACTGGGTTTTCCACAAACCTTCCAATAGTGTCCTTTGATGAAGGCTATTCGCATCTATTTGGTGACACAAATCTCATGGTTCTCAGAGATGGAAAATCTGCTCACATCTCTTTGGACCAAAGAAcag GTGCTGGGTTTCTGTCACAAGACCTTTACCTCCATGGCTATTTCAGTGCTTCGATAAAGCTTCCTGCAGATTATACAGCTGGTGTGGTTGTTGCTTTCTAT atgtCGAATGGTGACATGTTTGAGAAGAACCATGATGAGATCGATTTCGAGTTCTTGGGGAACATTAGGGGTAAAAATTGGAGAATTCAGAcaaatatttatggaaatgGAAGCACAAGCActgggagagaagagagatatGGCCTCTGGTTTGACCCCTCTGAGGATTTCCACCAGTATAGCATCCTCTGGACTCCGAATGTTATTGT ATTCTACGTCGACAATGTCCCCATAAGAGAGATCAAGAGGACAGAAGCCATGGGTGGGGACTTCCCCTCTAAACCAATGTCCTTATATGCAACAATATGGGATGGGTCCAGTTGGGCCACAAATGGAGGAAAATACAGAGTCAATTACAAATACGCCCCTTACACCGCTGAGTTTTCCGACTTCGTCCTCCACGGATGCGCTGTCGACCCCATCGAACTCTCCAAGTGCGACACCCTTCCGAAACTGCCCACCATGTCAAGCCAACAGCGAGTGAAGATGACCGCGTTCAGGAACAAGCACATGCAATACTCGTACTGCTACGACCGCGCTCGATACAAGGTCCCTCCCTCCGAGTGCGTGATCGAGCCCAAGGAGGCCGAACGCCTCCGAGGATTCGACCCCGTGACGTTCGGAGGCACCCGTCGTCTTCACAAGAGGCACCACCGTGTTAGGCCAACTAGGGCTGAGGCATCTTCCGTTTGA